A window of Terriglobales bacterium genomic DNA:
CCGCACCCTCGTCTTCGTCGACGAGATCCACCGCTTCAACAAGGCGCAGCAGGACGCCTTCCTCCCGCACGTCGAGAAGGGCAACATCCGGCTCATCGGCGCCACCACCGAGAACCCGTCGTTCGAGATCATCTCGGCGCTGCTCTCGCGCACCCGCGTCTACATCCTCAACGCGCTCACCGAGGAGCAGCTCGTCGACCTGCTGCGCCGCGCGCTCGCGGACAAAGAGCGCGGGCTCGGCGAGAGGAACGTCTCCGCCTCCGACGACGTCCTGAAGACCATCGCCAGCTACTCCTCGGGCGACGCGCGCGCCGCCTACAACGTGCTCGAGGTCGCCGCCAACACCGTGGGCGACGGCGGCGCCATCACGCCGGCCGTCGTCCAGGACGCCGTCCAGAAGCGCATCCTGATGTACGACAAGGCCGGCGAGGAGCACTACAACCTCATCTCCGCGCTGCACAAGTCGGTGCGCAACTCCGACGCCGACGCCGCGCTCTACTGGCTCGGCCGCATGCTCGAGGCCGGCGAGGACCCGCTCTACGTCGCGCGCCGCATCGTGCGCATGGCGGTCGAGGACGTCGGGCTGGCCGACCCGCGCGCGCTCTCCATCACGCTCGCCGCCAAGGACGCCATCGACTTCCTCGGCATGCCGGAGGGCGCGCTCGCCCTCGCCGAAGCCGCCGTCTACCTCGCGCTCGCGCCCAAGTCGAACGCGCTCTACACGGCTTACGGCGCGGTGCTCGAAGATGTCGAGCGGACCGCGCAGCAGCCCGTCCCGCTCCACCTGCGCAACGCCCCCACCGGACTCATGAAGTCCGTCGGCTACGGCAAGGGCTACCAGTACGCCCACGACCTGGAAGAGAAGGTCGCGGACATGCAGTGCCTGCCCGACGCGCTCGCCGGCCGCCGCTACTACCAGCCGACCTCCGAGGGCCTGGAAAAGAAACTCGGCGAGATGATCGAGGACCTGCGCCGGCGGCGGAATAAACAGCGGTAGAGACGGCCTTCTGGCCGTCTCTCTGTAGCGCCGGCGAAAATCCAACGCGGAGGCGCAGGGGACGCGGAGGTTCGTTTTCCGGTTTCCCGTTTCCCGTTTCCGGTTTCCCGAGCCCCCAATCTTGTCATTCCGAGCCGCGCGAGCCGAGTCCGCCGCGGCGGACGAAGGAGCGCGTG
This region includes:
- a CDS encoding replication-associated recombination protein A; its protein translation is MSLFAPIPQDDQLDRSRPLADRMRPRTLDEFVGQEHILGPGKPLRVAIERDDTGSIIFWGPPGTGKTTLAHIMARASHAQFVEFSAVLSGIKEIKDVMAQAEKARQYGTRTLVFVDEIHRFNKAQQDAFLPHVEKGNIRLIGATTENPSFEIISALLSRTRVYILNALTEEQLVDLLRRALADKERGLGERNVSASDDVLKTIASYSSGDARAAYNVLEVAANTVGDGGAITPAVVQDAVQKRILMYDKAGEEHYNLISALHKSVRNSDADAALYWLGRMLEAGEDPLYVARRIVRMAVEDVGLADPRALSITLAAKDAIDFLGMPEGALALAEAAVYLALAPKSNALYTAYGAVLEDVERTAQQPVPLHLRNAPTGLMKSVGYGKGYQYAHDLEEKVADMQCLPDALAGRRYYQPTSEGLEKKLGEMIEDLRRRRNKQR